TGTTTCTATTGTCAAAGCCGTCAGCGTCATTACCCTGAGTCTTAGTGTTTCTATTGTCAAACCCTTCAGAGTCATTACCCTGAGTCTTAGTGTTTCTATTGTCAAACCCTTCAGAGTGATTACCCTGAGTCTTAGAGTTTCTATTGTCAAACCCTTCAGAGTCATTACCCTGAGTCTTAGAGTTTCTATTGTCAAAGCCATCAGCATCATTACCCTGAGTCTTAGTGTAGCCATTGTCAAAGCCTTCACTGCTATTGGAATAGTGTTCCAGTATGTGTGCACCTATTTTGACACCTACATATGTTGTTTCTTTGATTTGTGAAATGCCTATGTTGATTGATGATTTGTTGCTGGCTTATTGTCACCTGGTTATTAGTCAACTTGTTTAACTGGGGAATGGGTGTGCTATATATGTATATACTTAGTTATGTACTCTAAACCATCAACTGTGTGCAAAACGTTGAATGTTTTTCACAAACAATACATTCTGGGAATGTATAACTAGCTAAAAAGTCTGCCAAAAAGAAAGCAaggaaataaaaaaatgtgttttgcAAATCATTTTGGCAAGACTTATGTTATGAAAATGTTTACATTTGTGATTTGGTTTTTGTTTATACATTAACATAACTCTATTAACCTAGTTGAAACTAATTCTCAATTAATATAGGAATAATTGGTTGGCTAAAATTAAAACTAAATGATTTGAGTAAGTGAAGTTGGGTCGATGAAATGTTGTAGGTAACTTTTTGTTTATTTTAAACGTCTAAAACGTATTAAAAACGTTGTGGCAGTTGTTATAGCTCAAGAATTAAGTATTGACATTTAACCTTTGACTTTACAGACTTTAACCACTGAAATGTCTCTTTAAACTTTAAAGGCAACAATGATAACGAACGCCTGGCGATTGCTAGACAGCGAATCCCATATCGACTTGGTCGAGTAGTTGACGAATGGCTACTCGACAAAGGTAAAAACATTGATTAAAACTTCAAATTAAAATAATTTGGTCATAACCCAGTAATACTTTTTGTAACCAATAAACCTTAAAAAAATTAATGTTCAGTAAAACTTCAATAAAACTAAATAATTTAAAAACAgttaaatgtagctagctagtaacatTGCACACTTTCTTTTTAGAGATGTCAGCTTCAGGTTAAAGGGACTGTAAACATAAATCTAACTATTTCCTGAAGTAATATCAACACTGTTAAAATGTATATAAATTATTATAACATTGTTGTCATTTGATACCTAAATGATCAACTAATAAAGGTCCAGTTAAATTATACATTCTGTTGATATTTGTAGTGTTGTGttttatacacatatatacatatatgtggTTGTTTGTAATGGATCATACTGATTCAACTTCTAGGAATGTTCAATGATAAATAGAGTGCAATATTAATTGGCATAAAGAAAGTGAGTCCCTTTAACGGATATTGTAAATATGTATAGGGAATGAATATCAAGCAATGTATCATAAAAGTCAAAAGTTTGAGTGCATGCCTTTTTGTATGTTTCTAGAAACCAAGTTGTATCTCCCACCATGATTATTTTTCATTTTGATGTGTTCTGTTTCACTTTTTATGTTCCCTTTTATTTTACTGTCACCAATGACACTTTTGTTATGTCCCtcatttttcaaaactcagtGTAAATGTTAAGTTGCATTCACTTCTTGCTAAAAGGCGGTCTTGGGATGATGATACATGTCAAATGAATAATTTAACTTTGGCAAAACTTTTGAAATGTATGTTAAATATCATTTTAACTTTAGAATTGTATGTTAAATATAGTAATGAAACTCAAAACTTCTATACATACTATAACTATGAATTATGTTTTTTATTATCATAATGAAACTTAAAACTTCTATATAATCATTAAAAAAATTAAAGTGGTGAGTGTTTTCAAAGAAATTCAAGTGTCAAGCTATTCTAAGAGGATAATTGGAGCCTGTAAGATGACACATCTGTCAACTCTAATTTCACCACAGGCAATTTCCCACAGACAAACTGTCCCTTTTTAAATTCCATCACATATAAAAACTCACACTTCTAATATTCTCCTATTATTTCAAGGAATAAATAAATTGCAGTTTAGCCCAATGCTGTCAAGTAATACTAGATTTGCATACCTACCCGCAGTTAAATTGACTTGATTGTCCTTTTAGCAAAGCTGCAGTACATTGATTTACCACAACTTTTTGCTTTATTCTTTCTCCCTTTGAGTCTGTGTGGTTCCATCCCATCATTCTAACCGCAATAAATTACCATGAGAGGCTTGCCTCTAGCAATGGGTAATTTATCGCAACTCATTAGCCGACTGGGCAAATAATCTGTGTTCCTATGCGCAATTATTTTTCATCACGCTTTAATTTTTAATTTCTGTTTTGACTCAACATACAAGTAGGGAGTTAGTGGTGGCAGAGTCCGTCCACATTCCATCCAACATACATTGTTGTATATATGTAACATTGTTTTCCCACAGGTCGGCAGCTCACTATCTTCAACAGCCAGACCACCATACAGATAGGTGGCTGGGACCGGGACAGGAGTCGCTCGTTTCAGGGCCAGCTCTCAGGCCTCTACTATAACGGGCTGAAGGTGTTCAACATGGCCACGGAAGGAGATCCTAACATCCGCATCCAGGGGAGCGTGAGACTGGTGGGGGAGTCACCCTCTTCCATCACGCCACAGTCCAGTGCCAACACGGACAACCGGTCGGAGACGTCCACCTCCATTATGGAGATCACCACGACAATGGCGTCCAGTAGGAAAGTGAAGCAGACGACGCCACGGGAACCTCATCAGGTAGGAGAACTCAGAACTTAAGATACGATTATTAGACATTTGTCTTCTGCTTTGTCTAACCAATATACCGTACttatacacacaaaaacacattggGTTGGAGAGTCTGGGCTGGAGCAGAGGACTGCATGGGGCAGGGCCCTAACCTTCTGCTCTTCTTATTCTCTGTACAGTCAGGTCTAAAATGTTTCATCTTTCTCAAGGGTACCAATAATTAAGACCTGACATTATCTTTTCTTGTTATGTGTCTTATCCTGGTCTGAGCTCTGTCTGTGAGCCTGGTCTGGGCTCTGTCTGTGAGCCTGGTCTGGGCTCTGTCTGTGAGCCTGGTCTGGGCTCTGTCTGTGAGCCTGGTCTGAGATCTGTCTGTGAGCCTGGTCTGAGATCTGTCTGTGAGCCTGGTCTGGGATCTGTCTGTGAGCCTGGTCTGAGATCTGTCTGTGAGCCTGTTCTGAGATAGTGTATGCCTGTGCTGTATATCTTGGTCTATGAGCCTGGTCtgagatctgtttgtgctgtatatcCTGGACTGTGAGCCTGGTCTGAGATCTGTCTGTGCTGTATATCCTGGACTGTGAGCCTGGTCTGAGATCTGTCTGTGAGCCTGGTCTGGGATCTGTCTGTGAGCCTGGTCTGAGATCTGTCTGTGAGCCTGTTCTGAGATATTGTATGTCTGTGCTGTATATCTTGGTCTATGAGCCTGGTCtgagatctgtttgtgctgtatatcCTGGACTGTGAGCCTGGTCTGAGATCTGTCTGTGCTGTATATCCTGGACTGTGAGCCTGGTCTGAGATCTGTCTGTGAGCCTGGTCTGGGATCTGTCTGTGAGCCTGGTCTGAGATCTGTCTGTGAGCCTGTTCTGAGAACTGTATGTCTGTGCTGTATATCTTGGTCTATGAGCCTGGTCtgagatctgtttgtgctgtatatcCTGGTCTGTGAGCCTGGTCTGAGATCTGTCTGTGAGCCTGGTCTGCGATCTGTCTGTGAtgtatagccaactcctatgTTTGTTCACATGGCAAAGACCAAGAAAagcacaatttatttatttaacctttaactaggcaagccagttaagaacaatttattatttccaatgacggcctaccaaaaggcaaaaggcctcttgCGGGGACGGAGgctggacaaaacacacatcacaacaagagagacaacacaacactacataaagagagaccaaagacaacaacatagcatggcagcaacacatgacaacaaagcatggtatcaacacaacatgacaacaacatggtagcaacagaacatggcagcagcacaacatggtagcagcactaAACAGGGTATAAcgattattgggcacagacagcacaaagggcaagaaggtagagacaacaatatatcacaca
The Salvelinus namaycush isolate Seneca unplaced genomic scaffold, SaNama_1.0 Scaffold954, whole genome shotgun sequence DNA segment above includes these coding regions:
- the LOC120043549 gene encoding neurexin-1a-beta-like; the protein is MKTKELCEQIRDKVEKGNIAVIFNVGTDDINIEETAKFVNDGKYHIVKFTRSGGNATLQVDDLPVIERYPTGRQLTIFNSQTTIQIGGWDRDRSRSFQGQLSGLYYNGLKVFNMATEGDPNIRIQGSVRLVGESPSSITPQSSANTDNRSETSTSIMEITTTMASSRKVKQTTPREPHQ